One Bacillus sp. 1780r2a1 DNA segment encodes these proteins:
- a CDS encoding glycosyltransferase family 39 protein, with amino-acid sequence MKKITQRLDLVLVLSLVATLVLNTYNIWQDGAANQYYLAAVKSMTQSFHNFFYASFDPSGFVTVDKPPVVLWIQTIFALLFGVHTWSVILPQALAGAGSVYLLYKMVQPTFEDGAARIAAIVMALTPIAVAVSRTNNIDSLLVFTLLLGTWCLMKSLKSGKILWLIFAFGLIGLGFNMKMLQAFMVLPAFIVMYAVAARKSVKKRILSLILSMFVLASVSLSWALVVEYVSEDNRPYVGSSQTNSVLELAFGYNGTERLLGQTTGNARAGMGGFGEQGSVQASKNISIPDDSESDDAQGTPPSMNGNNQPPQMPQNQGDGGPPGNNNSRGPQGSVGTGGSQSMNMFGTGEAGPLRLFQSALSGQISWVLPFALMGILAVALTAFRERRKKEWQEAMFWTAWLVPVAGFFSIAGFFHHYYLIMLAPPIAALCGIGWSAMYRLYKECNDWKSYLLPAAVGVTVIFQTYILGSYTEQIGSVWMYTLGIVGVMLTVAFVILKSHDIARKRLSIISLCILLIAPMYWSVTPILYGGNSVLPESGPQLSNSMNEGGIFSSNVNSELLSYLRENNTGEEYLFATLTTVTAAPYIIDANESVMALGGFNGTDPILTTSELEGLVKKGKVKYFLLSGDNSGNSELVKWIKIHGVEISQEHYLSEEDQGKNNLGMDRGFGSRNQEALYKIEIKNNRKRYEVSNLVPFSIIL; translated from the coding sequence ATGAAAAAAATCACGCAACGATTGGATCTAGTATTAGTTTTAAGCTTGGTAGCTACACTAGTATTAAATACATACAACATTTGGCAGGACGGGGCTGCGAACCAATATTATTTAGCTGCGGTGAAAAGCATGACTCAGAGCTTTCACAATTTCTTTTACGCTTCATTTGACCCGTCTGGCTTCGTGACGGTGGATAAACCACCTGTTGTGCTATGGATTCAAACTATTTTTGCACTTTTGTTTGGCGTGCACACATGGAGCGTGATCTTACCCCAAGCCCTTGCTGGAGCAGGATCAGTTTACTTACTTTATAAAATGGTTCAACCGACGTTCGAAGATGGAGCAGCTCGAATTGCTGCAATTGTCATGGCGTTAACTCCTATTGCAGTAGCAGTAAGCCGAACGAATAATATTGACAGTCTGTTAGTATTTACACTTCTTTTAGGTACTTGGTGTTTAATGAAATCGCTGAAATCAGGAAAGATCCTTTGGCTTATATTTGCTTTTGGACTAATTGGACTGGGCTTTAATATGAAAATGCTTCAAGCATTTATGGTATTACCAGCTTTTATCGTCATGTACGCTGTTGCTGCACGGAAGTCAGTAAAAAAAAGAATTTTATCACTTATACTGTCTATGTTTGTATTAGCAAGCGTTTCGCTATCGTGGGCTTTGGTAGTAGAGTACGTGTCAGAAGATAATCGTCCTTACGTTGGTAGCAGCCAAACGAATTCAGTTTTGGAGTTAGCTTTTGGTTATAACGGTACGGAACGTCTTTTAGGGCAAACAACAGGAAATGCAAGAGCTGGAATGGGCGGATTTGGAGAACAAGGAAGTGTTCAGGCATCAAAGAATATATCAATTCCTGACGACTCAGAAAGTGACGATGCTCAAGGGACACCTCCGTCAATGAACGGAAATAATCAGCCGCCGCAAATGCCTCAAAATCAAGGGGATGGTGGACCTCCAGGAAACAATAATTCAAGAGGGCCACAAGGAAGTGTAGGAACTGGAGGTAGCCAAAGTATGAATATGTTTGGAACAGGTGAAGCAGGTCCACTTCGATTATTTCAGTCGGCTTTATCTGGGCAAATTAGCTGGGTGTTGCCTTTTGCATTAATGGGAATTTTAGCGGTAGCACTGACCGCATTTCGTGAGCGAAGAAAGAAAGAATGGCAAGAAGCGATGTTTTGGACTGCATGGCTGGTTCCAGTAGCCGGGTTTTTTAGCATTGCGGGATTTTTTCATCACTACTATTTAATTATGCTTGCTCCTCCAATTGCCGCTTTGTGCGGGATTGGCTGGAGTGCAATGTATCGCTTATACAAAGAGTGTAACGATTGGAAAAGTTATTTACTACCCGCAGCAGTGGGAGTTACTGTCATCTTTCAAACGTATATTCTAGGCTCTTACACAGAGCAAATTGGAAGCGTATGGATGTATACATTAGGTATTGTAGGTGTAATGCTGACAGTTGCTTTTGTTATACTGAAGAGTCACGACATAGCTAGAAAAAGACTGTCAATTATCAGTTTATGTATCCTTTTGATAGCGCCAATGTATTGGTCTGTGACTCCTATCCTTTACGGTGGAAATAGTGTACTCCCCGAATCAGGGCCGCAGCTTAGCAACTCAATGAACGAAGGTGGAATATTTAGCTCAAACGTGAATAGCGAGCTTCTTTCATACCTTCGCGAAAATAATACGGGAGAAGAGTACTTATTTGCGACGCTCACAACCGTTACGGCCGCACCTTATATTATTGATGCTAATGAAAGCGTCATGGCATTAGGAGGGTTCAACGGTACGGACCCTATTCTAACAACGAGTGAGCTAGAGGGTCTTGTAAAGAAAGGGAAGGTTAAATATTTTTTACTGAGCGGGGATAACTCAGGAAATAGCGAACTTGTTAAATGGATTAAAATTCATGGTGTCGAAATTTCACAAGAACACTATTTAAGTGAAGAAGACCAAGGGAAGAATAATCTTGGTATGGATCGAGGTTTTGGTAGTAGAAACCAAGAGGCGCTTTATAAAATAGAAATAAAGAATAATAGAAAAAGGTACGAGGTGTCAAACCTCGTACCTTTTTCTATTATTCTTTAA
- a CDS encoding HPP family protein, which produces MEKKLTKHAHQSTIVFISYFKKMKGTMRQRGKIDYIDSTISAAGALIAMLVVSFIVLHLGYPMAIAPLGASCILVFGAHKSLLSQPRHVIGGHFLSTTCAIIILGLLGKSVFSLVFVLAFVLFLMALTETMHPPAAASALVAINNEVTWKFLLPIVFGALVVVFISTIYNNAFRARQYPTHWF; this is translated from the coding sequence GTGGAAAAGAAACTTACAAAGCATGCTCACCAATCTACTATTGTTTTTATTTCATATTTTAAGAAAATGAAAGGAACTATGAGACAACGCGGAAAAATCGATTATATAGATTCAACTATTTCTGCTGCAGGTGCATTAATTGCCATGCTTGTCGTTAGTTTTATCGTTTTACACCTAGGTTACCCTATGGCTATAGCTCCTCTTGGTGCAAGCTGTATTTTAGTCTTCGGTGCTCACAAAAGTTTACTTTCACAACCTCGACATGTCATTGGAGGACACTTTCTTTCTACAACTTGCGCAATTATTATACTTGGTTTACTAGGCAAAAGTGTTTTTTCCCTCGTGTTTGTATTAGCATTTGTCCTTTTTCTTATGGCTCTTACAGAAACAATGCACCCTCCAGCAGCAGCTAGTGCTCTCGTTGCCATCAATAACGAAGTAACGTGGAAGTTTCTACTTCCTATTGTTTTCGGTGCTTTGGTAGTCGTGTTTATTTCAACCATCTATAATAATGCCTTTCGTGCAAGGCAGTATCCGACGCATTGGTTTTGA
- a CDS encoding SulP family inorganic anion transporter, whose protein sequence is MVDKIKQEWFSNIRADVLAGIVVALALIPEAIAFSIIAGVDPMVGLYASFCIAVIISFVGGRPGMISAATGAMALLMVPLVKGYGLNYLLAATILTGVIQLLFGIFKVAKLMKFIPRAVMIGFVNSLAILIFMAQVPHFFGISTLTYVFVAITLIIVYLVPRFFKAIPAPLIAIVVLTIVAISSGADLRTVGDLGVIKQSLPSFLIPDVPFTFETLTIIFPYSVALAIVGLLESLLTATIVDDMTNTESDKNKEAKGQGIANFVTGFFGGMAGCAMIGQSVINVKSGGRSRLSTFVAGMFLMFLILILGQLVVQIPMPVLAGIMIMVSTGTFDWSSFKYAVTAPKGDVIVMIVTMAIVVATHDLSKGVIAGVILSAVLFVAKISKINLYQKVEGSNLLVNVEGPLFFASVESFVNAFDFTADAKSVVINFSNAKVWDDSAVGAIDKVVMKYREHGTNVAIEGLDSTSKRLVDKLAIYDRSNVKPSAH, encoded by the coding sequence TTGGTAGATAAAATTAAGCAAGAATGGTTTTCAAACATCCGTGCTGACGTACTAGCAGGAATCGTAGTTGCTTTAGCACTAATTCCAGAAGCCATTGCATTTTCGATTATTGCAGGCGTTGATCCGATGGTGGGTTTGTATGCTTCGTTTTGTATTGCCGTTATTATTTCATTCGTTGGTGGCAGACCAGGAATGATTTCAGCAGCAACAGGCGCTATGGCTTTACTGATGGTACCATTAGTAAAAGGCTACGGACTAAACTATTTATTAGCAGCGACTATTTTAACAGGAGTGATTCAACTTTTATTTGGTATTTTTAAAGTAGCTAAGCTAATGAAATTTATTCCAAGAGCGGTTATGATAGGCTTTGTAAACTCTTTAGCTATTTTAATTTTTATGGCTCAGGTTCCACATTTTTTTGGAATCTCTACTTTAACATACGTGTTTGTAGCAATTACACTCATCATTGTGTATCTTGTACCACGATTTTTTAAAGCAATTCCAGCACCGCTTATTGCCATTGTCGTGTTAACCATTGTGGCTATATCAAGTGGTGCAGACTTACGTACAGTAGGAGACTTAGGAGTAATTAAACAATCCTTACCGTCGTTTTTGATTCCAGACGTTCCGTTTACGTTTGAAACCCTTACTATTATCTTTCCGTACTCTGTTGCATTAGCTATTGTTGGATTATTAGAGTCGCTTTTAACAGCGACAATTGTAGATGATATGACGAATACTGAAAGTGATAAAAATAAAGAAGCAAAGGGTCAAGGTATCGCTAACTTTGTGACAGGATTTTTTGGTGGAATGGCAGGATGTGCGATGATTGGACAGTCAGTCATCAACGTTAAATCAGGTGGTCGAAGTCGCTTGTCGACTTTCGTAGCTGGAATGTTTTTGATGTTTTTAATTCTGATTTTAGGTCAACTTGTTGTGCAAATTCCAATGCCTGTACTCGCTGGAATTATGATTATGGTTTCCACCGGAACGTTCGATTGGTCTTCCTTTAAATATGCTGTTACCGCACCAAAAGGTGATGTAATTGTCATGATTGTCACGATGGCAATCGTTGTGGCAACACACGACTTATCAAAAGGAGTTATTGCAGGCGTAATTTTAAGTGCAGTGTTATTTGTAGCAAAAATCTCAAAGATTAATCTTTATCAAAAGGTAGAAGGTTCCAACTTACTTGTTAACGTAGAAGGACCTTTATTCTTTGCTTCAGTTGAAAGCTTTGTAAATGCTTTTGACTTTACAGCTGATGCTAAATCCGTCGTTATTAACTTTTCAAATGCCAAGGTTTGGGATGATTCAGCTGTAGGTGCTATTGACAAGGTTGTGATGAAATATCGCGAACATGGAACGAATGTTGCAATTGAAGGATTAGATTCGACTAGTAAAAGATTAGTAGATAAGCTCGCGATTTATGATCGCTCAAATGTTAAGCCGTCAGCTCATTGA
- a CDS encoding recombinase family protein: protein MIIGYMRPYEGDINCKNQELSLKEIPCDTIIKEEHGCAKKRVQLANLIDSLLANDQLVVKRFFTLADSTRHLLELLEAIQAKGAYVQFLDEDIDTSLSNGKIFVHTVKHLLDFQSDVISERTKQGVSRAKKKGVSTGRPRKPDENVKKAIEMYQSKNYTLSDIKEKTGISKSTLYRYLEG from the coding sequence ATGATTATTGGATACATGAGGCCTTACGAAGGAGATATAAACTGTAAGAATCAAGAACTATCTCTAAAAGAAATTCCATGCGATACTATTATAAAAGAAGAACATGGCTGTGCAAAAAAACGAGTTCAGTTAGCAAACTTAATTGATAGTCTTTTAGCAAATGATCAGCTAGTTGTTAAACGTTTCTTCACGTTAGCTGACTCTACTAGACACCTTTTGGAGCTGCTTGAAGCAATTCAAGCAAAAGGAGCATACGTTCAATTTCTTGATGAAGACATTGATACGAGCTTATCTAATGGAAAGATATTTGTACATACAGTAAAGCATCTTTTAGACTTCCAAAGCGATGTTATTAGCGAGCGAACAAAGCAAGGGGTCTCACGAGCGAAGAAAAAAGGAGTTTCGACTGGGCGTCCACGAAAACCAGATGAAAATGTAAAAAAGGCAATTGAAATGTATCAAAGCAAAAACTACACATTATCAGATATTAAAGAAAAAACGGGAATTAGTAAGTCAACGCTATATCGATATTTAGAAGGATAA
- a CDS encoding CsbD family protein — MSNQNQGLGDKVKGAVNKAKGEVKDQVGSATNNKKLQASGKKDKAKGQVQEGVGKFKDGQ, encoded by the coding sequence ATGAGTAATCAAAATCAGGGTTTAGGAGATAAAGTAAAAGGTGCTGTTAACAAGGCAAAAGGTGAAGTAAAAGATCAAGTAGGTAGCGCGACAAACAACAAAAAACTTCAAGCAAGCGGTAAAAAAGATAAGGCAAAAGGACAAGTACAAGAAGGTGTAGGAAAGTTTAAAGACGGTCAGTAA
- a CDS encoding endospore germination permease has translation MKKNKISPTQFRILVTLHCVGSAILVVPSAIAADAKQDAWIPALLGIIIGVILIQLYAAIGNLSPDKTLIELNEYLLGKWVGKAVSLLFFLSVFLFCGEVLYYLGSFLATQVIDETPILLINIAFMLVVAIGVRSGVENLARSAQILFPWFVIPFIALICFITPQSDFKNLQPIVAIDLKSLISSTFTFVNISYLTFPALLMLYPAHISRLKEAKPSFLKGGIIGGAIMCILILLSTLVLGPFLSASASYPSYELGMRINMGTFLQGIEIIIAIMWFISLYFKLAIYFYSTVSSFAQIFGLKEYKAFTMPFAIMAIVLSITVYPSISYQRNWDSETWLSYSLIFGLIYPLLLFIVGIFRKKRQSEANV, from the coding sequence ATGAAGAAAAATAAAATATCCCCTACTCAGTTTAGAATATTGGTCACGTTGCACTGTGTAGGAAGCGCTATTCTTGTTGTACCCTCAGCTATAGCTGCTGATGCAAAACAAGACGCATGGATTCCGGCTCTTTTAGGAATTATAATTGGCGTTATTCTTATTCAGTTATATGCGGCAATCGGGAATCTTTCTCCTGATAAAACGCTAATTGAACTAAATGAATATCTTCTAGGGAAGTGGGTTGGCAAGGCTGTATCTCTTCTTTTTTTTCTTTCTGTCTTCTTGTTTTGTGGTGAAGTTTTATATTACTTAGGAAGCTTTTTAGCCACACAGGTAATTGACGAAACTCCTATTTTATTAATCAATATTGCATTTATGCTTGTTGTAGCGATTGGAGTTCGATCAGGAGTAGAAAATTTAGCAAGGTCAGCTCAAATTTTATTTCCATGGTTTGTCATACCATTTATTGCGTTAATCTGTTTTATTACGCCACAAAGCGATTTTAAAAATCTTCAGCCTATAGTGGCTATAGACTTAAAATCACTTATTAGCTCTACATTTACTTTTGTTAATATTAGCTATCTTACTTTTCCTGCTTTACTTATGCTATATCCAGCTCATATAAGCCGGCTTAAAGAAGCAAAACCTTCCTTTTTAAAAGGTGGTATTATAGGTGGAGCCATTATGTGCATTCTCATTTTATTAAGTACTTTGGTTTTAGGACCATTTCTTTCTGCAAGTGCTTCTTATCCTAGTTATGAGCTAGGAATGAGAATTAACATGGGTACATTTCTGCAAGGAATCGAAATTATCATTGCCATTATGTGGTTTATTTCTCTGTACTTTAAGCTAGCTATTTACTTTTACAGTACAGTCTCAAGCTTTGCACAAATTTTTGGATTAAAAGAGTATAAAGCTTTTACCATGCCCTTTGCTATTATGGCTATTGTATTATCAATTACTGTCTATCCAAGCATTAGTTACCAAAGAAATTGGGATAGTGAGACGTGGCTATCTTATAGCTTAATTTTCGGATTGATCTATCCACTGCTTCTTTTTATAGTGGGGATATTTCGCAAAAAACGTCAATCTGAAGCAAACGTATAA
- a CDS encoding CapA family protein yields the protein MKLKINNREIRVRKRGIITIAVLACIIYLAVINTGGDSKKARQQVSTFEKPANVSEKKVATYPKETKGTTIKISAAGDFTIGSDETFPYPNSFNDEAKQNGLPFFIEHISTLFSRDDLTTVNLETPLTTATAKAAKKFRFKGDPSYTKILQLANIEAVNLANNHTYDYLEQGYKDTIRHLTDAHIGYFGNGHTYIKEIKGIKVGALGYEGWDDTRNLRSQINRDIQTLKTQGAAIIIVHFHWGVERSEIPLESQQALARYTIDSGASVILGHHPHVVQGIEEYQGKFIVYSLGNFMFGGNKNPRDKDTFVFQQTFHFKNKKLTDKKDIAIIPYSISSIASRNNYQPTPLEGSEKDRVMNKILERSSQISKPNWLVYNQEIK from the coding sequence ATGAAATTAAAGATTAATAACCGAGAAATCAGAGTTCGTAAAAGAGGAATCATTACAATCGCTGTACTTGCTTGCATTATTTACCTAGCAGTTATTAACACTGGTGGCGATTCGAAAAAAGCGAGGCAGCAAGTGTCTACGTTCGAGAAACCAGCTAATGTTTCTGAAAAAAAAGTAGCTACTTATCCGAAGGAAACAAAAGGCACAACAATAAAGATTAGCGCTGCTGGTGATTTTACCATTGGGAGTGACGAAACTTTTCCTTATCCTAATAGCTTCAATGATGAGGCGAAGCAAAATGGGCTTCCTTTTTTCATTGAACATATATCTACTTTATTTAGTCGTGATGATTTGACAACGGTTAACTTAGAAACTCCTTTAACGACTGCGACCGCAAAGGCTGCTAAAAAATTTCGTTTTAAAGGAGATCCGTCTTATACAAAAATATTACAACTCGCTAACATTGAAGCCGTTAACCTAGCAAACAATCACACATACGATTACCTAGAACAAGGATACAAAGATACGATTCGTCATCTGACGGATGCGCATATCGGATATTTTGGAAACGGGCATACCTATATAAAAGAAATCAAAGGAATAAAGGTGGGAGCTCTGGGCTATGAGGGATGGGACGATACGCGAAATTTACGATCACAAATTAATCGTGATATTCAAACATTAAAAACACAAGGAGCAGCCATTATTATTGTTCATTTTCACTGGGGAGTAGAACGAAGTGAAATCCCGCTTGAAAGCCAACAAGCACTAGCTCGCTATACAATTGATAGCGGCGCAAGCGTCATCTTAGGTCATCATCCTCATGTTGTGCAAGGTATTGAAGAATATCAAGGAAAATTTATTGTATATAGCCTAGGAAATTTCATGTTTGGGGGTAATAAGAATCCTAGAGATAAAGATACCTTTGTTTTTCAACAAACCTTTCATTTTAAAAACAAGAAGTTAACTGATAAAAAGGATATTGCTATTATTCCCTATAGCATTTCGTCTATCGCGTCTAGAAACAACTACCAACCCACGCCTCTCGAAGGCTCCGAGAAAGATCGTGTCATGAATAAAATTTTGGAACGGTCTTCTCAAATATCAAAACCTAATTGGCTGGTTTATAATCAAGAAATTAAATAA
- a CDS encoding YqzG/YhdC family protein produces the protein MLKKRNLFQLILERSILVKKLLLCLTLIFISFTHLASFPHAYAAESREPAYAKWGKLAMQKTKEKYPKAAIYDYLHVKREQQGSMSKEIFKLWLNENNRKFTVIVSIEFNTSSEAVSKINFKEE, from the coding sequence ATGCTAAAGAAACGTAATTTATTTCAATTAATACTAGAAAGGTCGATTTTAGTGAAAAAGTTACTTTTATGCTTAACACTCATTTTTATTTCGTTCACCCACCTTGCTTCGTTTCCTCATGCTTATGCAGCAGAATCTAGAGAGCCTGCTTACGCAAAGTGGGGAAAGCTTGCGATGCAAAAAACAAAAGAAAAGTATCCAAAAGCCGCTATTTATGACTATTTACATGTAAAAAGAGAACAACAAGGCAGTATGTCAAAAGAAATTTTTAAGCTTTGGTTAAATGAAAACAATCGAAAATTCACGGTAATTGTTTCAATTGAATTTAACACATCGTCAGAAGCTGTTTCAAAGATAAACTTTAAAGAAGAATGA
- a CDS encoding MFS transporter, whose translation MSKFHKEQSFRFLWIGQMLANLGDVLYIVSLTAAVYHITKSVTFMSLIPFVITMTALVSGIVAPLIIEKHHLKAILCYSQAGKTIFLLVLCFMTWHIRIDLLWLIYIVIGCVSFLDGAASPARNALVPSLIAEERLIKANSFLAMTDQITRLIAWPAGSILMIWWGEANMLWFTFLLFTISSAFMWCIHVEGIQKSAEASSKLAVVKEGWTVIWNSKQLRTTSIMTMLETVAGGVWIAAIILVFVEESLHQTYVWWGIINAAFFAGMLVSGALVYRYSKVMEKNLGQAMVWSSCFLTVLTFWFGTNSIAWLAAIISLLYGLPQMARDVAEVTIIQKNAKKELLAKVHSARNTLIYGSFGLSSLLFGYITDYFGVRVTFTIAAGFCLLSFFIAILNRTNLIQLSAVNNRENQVG comes from the coding sequence ATGTCAAAATTTCATAAAGAACAATCATTTCGCTTTCTGTGGATTGGACAAATGCTAGCGAATTTAGGTGATGTATTATATATTGTGAGCTTAACAGCAGCAGTATATCACATAACTAAATCAGTTACCTTTATGTCCTTAATTCCCTTTGTTATTACAATGACAGCGTTAGTAAGCGGTATCGTCGCGCCTTTAATTATTGAAAAGCATCACTTGAAGGCAATTCTATGTTACTCTCAGGCTGGGAAAACGATTTTTTTGCTAGTGCTTTGTTTTATGACATGGCATATAAGAATAGACCTTTTATGGCTAATCTATATAGTAATTGGATGCGTGTCATTTTTAGATGGAGCTGCATCACCAGCTCGCAATGCCCTTGTCCCAAGCTTAATCGCAGAAGAGCGGCTTATAAAAGCAAACAGCTTTTTAGCTATGACTGATCAAATAACAAGACTTATAGCTTGGCCGGCTGGAAGCATACTTATGATATGGTGGGGCGAAGCTAATATGCTATGGTTTACTTTTTTGCTGTTTACCATTTCATCCGCTTTTATGTGGTGTATTCATGTAGAAGGTATCCAAAAAAGCGCAGAAGCGTCATCCAAGCTAGCTGTGGTTAAGGAAGGGTGGACAGTTATTTGGAATTCAAAACAGCTGCGGACAACTAGCATAATGACGATGTTAGAAACTGTGGCTGGAGGGGTTTGGATTGCAGCGATTATACTGGTGTTTGTCGAAGAAAGTCTTCATCAAACGTACGTGTGGTGGGGGATTATCAATGCAGCTTTCTTTGCGGGAATGTTAGTAAGCGGAGCGCTTGTATATCGTTATTCAAAAGTAATGGAGAAAAATTTAGGTCAAGCGATGGTATGGTCCTCGTGTTTCCTAACGGTTCTTACTTTTTGGTTTGGCACGAATTCTATAGCGTGGTTAGCTGCTATAATTTCACTATTGTACGGCTTACCACAAATGGCGAGAGACGTTGCAGAAGTGACTATTATTCAAAAGAATGCCAAGAAAGAGCTGCTAGCAAAAGTACATTCAGCAAGAAATACACTAATCTACGGATCTTTTGGACTTTCTTCGTTACTATTTGGATATATAACAGATTACTTTGGTGTTCGTGTAACGTTTACAATTGCAGCAGGTTTTTGTTTGCTTTCCTTTTTTATTGCAATTCTGAATAGAACTAACCTTATTCAACTATCAGCTGTTAATAATAGAGAAAACCAAGTTGGCTAA
- a CDS encoding cupin domain-containing protein, giving the protein MYPNSPYYHQWYHQMYQQFHPPYYPTPAASSRNHQTKEIRDYGPNPLVVNINEATKQNETFRTALWTGKHFQVTLMSLAPGEDIGLEMHPDVDQFLRVEQGQGSVKMGSRKDNLTFQTDVSDDFAIIVPAGTWHNLTNTGDTALKLYSIYAPPNHPFGTVHQTKQDAMEAEPE; this is encoded by the coding sequence ATGTATCCAAATTCACCTTATTACCATCAGTGGTATCACCAAATGTATCAACAGTTTCATCCACCTTATTATCCTACACCAGCAGCAAGCAGCCGAAACCATCAAACAAAAGAAATTAGAGATTACGGTCCAAACCCACTCGTTGTAAACATTAACGAAGCGACAAAGCAAAATGAAACATTTCGGACAGCTTTGTGGACAGGAAAGCATTTTCAAGTAACGCTAATGAGTCTTGCACCAGGAGAAGATATTGGTTTGGAAATGCATCCAGACGTAGATCAGTTCTTACGGGTTGAACAAGGGCAAGGTTCTGTTAAAATGGGCAGTCGAAAAGATAACTTAACGTTTCAAACGGACGTTTCAGATGACTTTGCCATTATCGTACCTGCAGGAACATGGCATAACTTAACGAATACAGGAGATACAGCTCTAAAGCTCTATTCTATTTATGCTCCGCCAAACCATCCGTTCGGAACCGTTCACCAAACGAAACAAGATGCAATGGAAGCAGAGCCAGAATAA
- a CDS encoding glutamate decarboxylase yields MPQWHEDREQKKLPNEFEINPLFSRQGEKTIPRLRMRDEGMLPDTAYQIIHDEISLDGNARLNLATFVTTWMEPDAERLYKESFDKNMVDKDEYPQTAAIEERCVRILADLWNAPDPESTMGVSTTGSSEACMLGGLALKRRWQQERKKKGLPTAKPNIVFSSAVQVVWEKFANYWDVEPRYVNISPDAPYLDPKGVLEAVDENTIAVVPILGVTYTGVYEPIAEIAKGLDELEEKTGINIPIHVDAASGGFIAPFLQPDLVWDFRLPRVKSINVSGHKYGLVYPGLGWVIWREKNDLPEDLIFRVSYLGGNMPTFALNFSRPGSQVLLQYYNFLRLGKEGYYAVQKASQETAYFLSEEIGKLDSFEVLSNGSDIPVLAWKLKDGYTDNWTLYDLSRQLRTYGWQVPAYPLPKDMEEITIMRIVVRNGFSRDLAHLLLINLKQAVEFLNSLDRPIKKDSKYDNGFHH; encoded by the coding sequence ATGCCGCAATGGCACGAAGATCGCGAGCAGAAGAAGCTGCCAAATGAGTTTGAAATTAATCCACTGTTTTCACGACAAGGTGAAAAAACGATACCTCGTCTTAGAATGCGAGATGAAGGAATGCTACCGGATACGGCATATCAAATCATTCATGATGAAATTTCTCTGGATGGAAACGCTCGGTTAAACTTAGCTACGTTTGTCACGACATGGATGGAACCAGATGCAGAACGTTTGTACAAAGAGTCGTTTGATAAAAACATGGTTGATAAAGATGAATACCCTCAAACTGCGGCTATTGAAGAAAGATGTGTTCGTATCTTAGCAGATTTGTGGAATGCACCTGACCCGGAATCTACAATGGGTGTCTCAACAACAGGTTCTTCGGAAGCTTGCATGCTTGGAGGCCTTGCCTTAAAGCGCAGATGGCAGCAAGAGCGAAAGAAAAAAGGACTGCCAACAGCCAAGCCTAATATTGTGTTTAGCTCAGCGGTTCAAGTTGTGTGGGAAAAGTTTGCAAACTATTGGGATGTAGAGCCACGATACGTCAATATTAGTCCTGATGCTCCTTATTTAGATCCCAAGGGAGTGTTAGAAGCAGTTGATGAAAATACGATTGCAGTTGTTCCAATTTTAGGTGTTACATATACAGGAGTTTATGAACCGATCGCTGAAATTGCAAAAGGGTTAGATGAATTAGAAGAGAAAACAGGAATTAATATCCCCATTCACGTAGATGCCGCATCGGGTGGATTTATCGCGCCATTCTTACAGCCGGATTTAGTGTGGGACTTTCGCTTGCCAAGAGTAAAATCAATTAACGTTTCAGGCCACAAATATGGGCTTGTTTACCCAGGTCTAGGATGGGTTATTTGGAGAGAAAAAAACGATCTTCCAGAGGATTTAATCTTCCGCGTATCGTATTTAGGTGGGAACATGCCAACTTTTGCACTGAACTTTTCACGTCCAGGCTCGCAGGTTCTTTTGCAATATTATAATTTCCTTCGGTTAGGAAAAGAAGGCTATTATGCTGTGCAAAAAGCGTCGCAAGAGACAGCTTATTTTTTAAGTGAAGAAATTGGCAAACTAGATTCGTTTGAAGTTCTCTCAAACGGATCAGATATCCCAGTGTTAGCCTGGAAGCTAAAGGATGGTTATACGGATAACTGGACGCTTTATGATTTATCAAGGCAGCTCCGTACATACGGATGGCAGGTTCCAGCTTATCCATTGCCAAAAGACATGGAAGAGATAACGATTATGCGAATTGTAGTACGAAATGGGTTTTCAAGGGATCTCGCCCATTTGCTTCTTATTAATTTAAAGCAAGCTGTTGAATTTTTAAACTCATTAGACCGTCCAATTAAGAAAGATTCAAAATATGATAACGGATTTCACCATTAA